The sequence CTTTCAGTATCCGCAGGTCAAGGATCTGCTCGACAAGGTCGGCGTTTCGCTCGACGAGATCAAATCGGCACCGCTGAAGGCCGAACCGTCGCCGTTCCATCCCGCCAGCGAAGACGCCAAGAACATGATCCGCAATATGGTCATGGACAGCTACGCCTGGTTCGTGGATCTGGTCGCCGAGCGCCGCAAGCTGCCGCGCGATCAGGTGCTGAAGCTTGCCGACGGCAGCATCTTCACCGGCCGCCAGGCGCTGCAGAACAAGCTGATCGACACGCTCGGCGGCGAGGACGAAATCCTTGCCTATCTCGAAACGCGCAAGGTCAAGAAGGACCTGCCGATCGTCGATTGGAAGCCGGAAGACAAAACTTCGTCCTTCTTTTGGCCGGGTGCCGCTTCCTGGTTGCTAAATCGCCTCGGTTATGATGATTTTATTAAAGGAGAGAGCCTCCAGAAAATCATGACCGATAAGTTGTTTCTTGACGGCCTGCTTTCTGTTTGGCAGGGTGCAGCCAATTGATAAATCAATGATTTAAGGGGATAGCTGTGATTAAGTCGGAACTGGTGCAGATTGTTGCCGCCCGCAACCCGCATCTCTATCACCGCGACGTCGAAAATATTGTCAATGCTGTCTTGGATGAGATCACCGATGCGCTCGCAGCGGGAAACCGAGTTGAGCTTCGCGGCTTCGGTGCCTTTTCCGTCAAGAACCGGCCTTCACGCTCCGGTCGCAACCCACGCACCGGCGATACCGTCTTCGTCGAGGAAAAATGGGTTCCCTTCTTCAAGACGGGCAAGGAATTGCGCGAGCGCCTGAATCCGGGCGCCGGCGACGATGAGGAAGACGACAACTGATCGGGCCATTCCGGCCGAGTTTTCCCAAATGCGCCGACGAAAATAGTTGTCGGACATGATTGTGCCGCGACGCGGTGGCACTTGAATTCAGCCGCCTCTTTTCTATTCTGCGGCTGAAGGTGGCTTGGGTGCGTGGCACTCATGGCCGCGGACAAAGGAGCTGCGCAATGGCCAAGAAGATCGTCAATCTGCTGATATTGCTGCCGCTCGGCATCATCCTCATCATATTCTGCGTTGCCAACAGGCAATCCGTCACTTTGGCGCTCAATCCCTTTCGGCCGGAGGATCAGGTACTGTCGCTGAATGCGCCCCTGTTCGTGCTGTTGTTTGTGGCACTGATCCTCGGCATGATCGTCGGTGCCGCGGTCACTTGGGTCAATCAGGGAAAGCATCGCAAGCGCGCGCGTAACCAGTCGCGCGAGGCTGTACGCTGGCAGGCTGAAGCGGACAAGCATCGCACGCGCGCCGAAGAGATCGTCGGGCAGCTGCCGTCAAAGTGAAGCGGCGTTGCCGAGCCGCATCTCTTTATAATCCCCTTCCGGCGACGCGCCGTCGCCGATGATCTCGAAGCCGAGCATCCTGTAGAACGCCATGGCGCGGATGTTCTTGACCAGGCATTTCAGCCGATAGCGGCGCCCTGGCCAATCCGGCAGTGCGGCCAGTAGTGCCTTGCCCGCGCCACGGCCCTGGAAGGCCGGCAGTATATAGAGCATGTGGATGAAGTCGTCCGGCTCCCAAATCGCGGCGAAGCCGGCGACCGTGCCATGCTCATCTTCGCAGACGAACAGACGCTCGCCATTCGTCTGAGTGGCGAAGTCTTCCAGTATAAAGCGATCGGGGTCGACCCAGCGGAATGTCTCGCGGCGGACCTGGAGGTAAATCTCCGCGAGCGTCTGCATGTCCTGTTCGCGTGCGGGCCGGACGGCCCATGTCTGAGATTTCGATGTCATGATCGACTATATGGGCGCCAAATATGCGCTCGGCAATCAGGCGCCGGACTGACCGTTGATCGCCGCGGTGAAATCGGAAAAAAACTGCTGTGCCAGCTTCTTGGCGCTCGAATCGACCAGCCGCGAGCCGAGCTGCGCGATCTTGCCGCCGACCTGCGCCTTCGCCTCGTATTGCAGGATGGTCTCGTCGCCGTCTTCCTTGAGCACGACGTCGGCGCCGCCCTTGGCGAAACCGGCAATTCCGCCCTTTCCCTCGCCTGAAATCGTGTAGCTTTCTGGCGCGTTGATGTTGGAAAGCTTGACCTCGCCATTGAAAGAGGCGGAAACCGGGCCGATCTTCAGCTTTACGGTCGCGGTCAGTTCCGTCGGCGAGATCTTTTCCAGGCTTTGGCATCCCGGGATGCATTGCTTGAGGATCTCCGGATCGTTCAGCGCCGCCCATACGGCGTCCCTGGGTGCTGCGATCCGCTCCTCGCCGGTCATGTCCATGCGCAATCCTCCCAATGTGACATTTTGTGCATGGATCATCGCAGATCGGAAAGCGCTTTGCCAAGTGGCGGCCAGATGCTATTTGCACGCACATATCAATTTTGAGACAAGCATGGTGAAACATAGGGAAAGCCGGCCCGGCCAGAAAACCACGGGCGGTCTCGGGGCAAAACCCCGGCGTGATATGCCCGGCAAGCCGCCGGCAAAGCCCGCGCATGCTTCGAGGCCAGCCAAGCCTTCGCGTGATCATGGCGAGCGGGTGATCGAGCCGCGCGATGCGGCGACCGCTTCCGCAGCGCCGGAACGTCCGCTGATCGCCCGAATCGGCGAGAGGCCGATGGAGCGCGTGCCTGTCATTCTCGAGTCGCTCGGTGCCGGCGATTTCCACCTGATCGACAGCGGTAATGGCCTCAAGCTCGAACAATACGGTCCCTATCGCATCGTGCGGCCGGAAGCACAGGCGCTATGGCCGCCATCGCTCGCCGCGCATGTCTGGGACAATGCCGATGCGATTTTCACTGGCGATACGGACGAGGACGGCATGGGCCGCTGGCGTTTTCCGCGCGAAGCGCTCGGCGAGACCTGGCCGCTGCAATTACTTGGCGTCGATTTCCTCGGCCGCTTCACCGCCTTCCGACATGTCGGGGTCTTTCCGGAGCAGATCGTGCACTGGGCCTGGATGAAGGAGCAGGTAGAGACGGCGAAAAGGCCGCTCAAGGTCCTGAACCTCTTCGGCTATACCGGCGTTGCCTCCCTGGTGGCAGCCGCTGCTGGTGCGGAAGTGACCCATGTTGACGCGTCCAAGAAGGCGATCGGCTGGGCGCGGGAAAACCAGGCCTTGGGCCGCATGGAAAAACTGCCGATCCGCTGGATCTGCGAGGATGCGATGAAGTTCATCCTCCGCGAAGAGCGGCGCGGCAACAAATACGATATCATCCTCACCGATCCGCCGAAGTTCGGCCGCGGCCCGAACGGCGAGGTCTGGCACCTGTTCGAACACCTGCCGCTGATGCTCGATATCTGCCGCGAAATCCTGTCGCCGAAGGCGCTCGGCCTCGTGCTGACGGCCTATTCCATCCGCGCCAGCTTCTACTCGATCCATGAGCTGATGCGCGAGACCATGCGCGGCGCCGGCGGCGCGGTCGAATCCGGCGAACTCGTGATCCGCGAGGCCGGCCTTGATGGCCGCACGCCGGGCAGGGCGCTTTCCACCTCTCTCTTCAGCCGCTGGGTGCCGAAATGAACCAGGATTTCCGCAATGACGGCCCGCGCAAGGTCGGACAGGTCAAGGAGGTCACCTCGCTTGCCAACCCGATCGTCAAGGACATCAAGGCGCTGACGGTCAAGAAGTCCCGCGAGGAAAGCGGCGCCTTCCTCGCCGAAGGGCTGAAGCTCGTCATCGACGCGCTCGAACTCGGCTGGACGATCCGCACGCTTGTTTATGCCAAGGCCGCCAAGGGCAAGCCTCTCGTCGAACAGGTGGCCGCCAAGACGGTGGCGGCCGGCGGGCTGGTGCTTGAGGTCAGCGAAAAGGTCATCGGTTCGATCACCCGCCGCGACAATCCGCAGATGGTGGTCGGCGTCTTCGAGCAGCGCTGGCAGCAGCTTCGGGATGTCAAGCCGAAGACGGGCGAAACCTGGGTGGCGCTCGACCGCGTCCGCGATCCCGGCAATCTCGGCACGATCATCCGCACCGCCGATGCGGCCGGCGCTTCCGGCGTCATCCTCGTCGGTGAGACGACCGATCCCTTTTCGCTGGAAACCGTACGTGCCACCATGGGCTCGGTCTTCGCCGTTCCTGTCGTCAAGGCGACGCCGGAAGAGTTCCTGGCTTGGAAGAAGAAGGCTGAGGTTTCCGTTTTTGCCACCCATCTGGCTGGCGCGGTCGATTACCGCACCATCGATTACAAGAAGAAGCCCGTCGTCATCCTGATGGGCAACGAGCAGTCCGGCCTGCCGGATGCCCTGGCGAAAGAGGCCGATGCGCTCGCCCGCATCCCGCAGGCCGGCCGCGCCGACAGCCTCAATCTGGCGGTCGCGACGGCAGTCATGCTGTTCGAAGCCCGCCGCCATATCCTGACCCTGAGCGAGACCCGATGACCGAAAGCGAGACCCACGAACGGCCGACTGCAAAGCCAGCCCTGTTTTCGCGGCCCCTGCCAATCCTGATCTTCATCGTGGTTGCCGTTGTTCTCGACCAGGCCATCAAGATCATGGTCGACAACTGGCTTCCCTTACAGGAAATGGTGCCGGTCATCCCGATGCTGGCCCTTTATCGTACCTATAATCTCGGCGTGGCCTTCTCGATGCTGTCGGGCATGGATGGCTGGTTCATCGTCGGGATGCGGCTCGTCATCGTTGCCTTCGTGCTGTGGCTCTGGCGACGCACGCCCGATCACCGCTGGCTGGCGCATACGGGCTTTGCCCTAATCATCGCCGGCGCTCTCGGCAATCTACTCGACCGCTTTCTCTATGGCCACGTGATCGATTACATCCTCTTTCATACGCAGACGTGGTCTTTCGCCGTCTTCAATCTTGCCGACAGCTTCATCACCGTCGGCGCAGGCTGCGTCATTCTCGACGAGCTTCTCATGCCGAAAAAGGCAAAAGCGTAAAATTCTATCGAATCCCTGAAGGCATCGGGAAGACTGCCCATGATAGCCAGACAGCATGAGCACTCTGGCAGATCTGCAGGAAAAGCTTGCCGCCGCGGCAGTTCACGACCAAACAGGACCGAGCGAAGGGCCGGCCGCCGACGAGTCGTCGCTTGTAAAATCGGCAATAACGCGTGAGGCGGGGCAGCAATCGCCACCGCCCGCGCAGGCCCGGTCGTTGCTGGGCCACTGGTTGAATGGCGGCGGTCTTGTCGCTGGGGCAGCCTTTCTGGCGATTGGCTTTACCGGAGGTCCGCTGTTGCTCGCGGGCGTGTTTGGCCTTGTGGCCCTTGCGCTTGCCGCTGCCGGCATCGTCAAAGCCCGAGGCGCTGCAGGTAGGCTCGAGATTGCTGCTGCCGATGCCAGCGAGAGCGAGCATGATCGCCTGTGGGAGCACAGGGAAAGTGCCAATCTCCTTGCCACCATCCATGATGCGCTCGGCGATATCACCGTCACACGCAGCATCGACCGGCGGATTATGCATGCCAATGCCACGTTCAGCCGATTGACCGGCAGGCCGCATCCGGAGGGCCTGACGCTTGAAGAGACCGGCCTGGTATTCCGTACGGTCACCGGCGCGAAGCATCAGGATGCGGAAATCGCAACGCCCGAGGGGCGGCGCATTTTTGCCTGGCACGATGTCATGTTCCGCGACGCGACGACGGGGCAATTATGCATACAGAGCATCGCGCGCGACGTGACGGAGGAGCGGCAGGCTGCGCGCCTGCGCGAAGACGCCAGATTGAAGGCCGAGTATAACAGCGCCGCCAAATCCCGCCTGCTCGCCACCGTCAGCCATGAGATCCGCACGCCGCTGTCTGGCATTCTCGGCATGAACCATCTGCTCGCCCAGACGTCGTTGACCCTGGAGCAGGCAAATTATCTTACCGGCATTCGCCAATCGGGTCACGCGCTGGTGCAGCTGGTCGAGGATCTCCTTGATTTCTCCACGATCGAAGTCGGTCGCTTCCAGTTGCATCCACGGCAGGAGGCTTTACGGCCGCTGCTGGAAGGCGTCATCGAGATGCTCGCCCATCGCGCCCATGAAAAGGGCATAGAAATCGCTGCAAGCGTTGCGGCCGATGTTCCGGAGAACTTGGAGTTCGATCCCGCTCGGCTGCGCCAGATCCTGTTCAATGTCATCGGCAACGCGGTGAAATTCACCCAGACCGGCGGTGTACTTGTCAGCGTCGATCTCAATGGCCGGGATTTGACGATATCGGTGCGCGACAGCGGTCCTGGCATGACTGAGGAGGAGCAGGCCCGCGTCTTCGGCGAGTTCGAGCAAGCCGGTACCACGGTGGAAAGAAGCGCCGGCACCGGCCTCGGCCTTGCAATCTCAGCCCGCATCCTGCGCGAATTCGGCGGAGGGCTCAGCGTGGCGAGCGAGCGCGGCAAGGGCAGCGAGTTCGTCATCTCCTTCCCGGTCGGCTTGGTTGCCGGAGGGGACGGATACGACCGGCGCAATACCATGCTCAGGGGCTCTCGTATCCTCCTGCTCGCTCCCGAAGGGGCGGCAAGCACGGCCATCATGCGAACAATACAGACGCTCGGCGGGCGCTGCAGGCTGATCGGCCCCGCTGACATGGACGATCTTCTGCCGTCCTTCCCGATGGGCGAGGGTGGGGTATGGACCGATCTCATCGTCGATCATCGCATGGCGCCCTGGTATTTCAGCGAGGGAAATGCGCTTGCGGTGCCTCGGCTGCGCAAGATCTTTCTCGTCAATCCCGAGGAGCGCAACACCCATCCGCTCGATCTTTTCGATGCCTGGCTCATCCGCCCGCTGCGCGAGCAGTCGCTGATTGATGTGATGAGAGGCCGCATGCGCGGCATGGAGAGACGCGACGCCTTGATCGAGGCCGTTTCCGAGATCGGCATAACGACGCCGGAGGCGGAGGAGGACCGTGCGCTCGATATCCTGCTGGGCGAGGATGACCCGGTCAACGCGATGCTGGTTCGGGCCATGCTCTCCAAGGCCGGCCACAGGGTCCGCCTCGTCGAGGATTTCGATGGCCTTCGAGCCCGCATCGAAAAGCTCGAAACGCGGCCGGAGGTACTTGTCACGGATTTCAACATGCCGGGCGGCACGGGTGCGGCCGTGCTTGCGCAACTGCGGGCCCATGAACGCAGGCATGGCCTTCCTTCGCTGCCGATCGTCGTGCTGACCGCAGACAGCCGCGATTCGATCCGCCGGCAGGCGCTGCTGGCCGGCGCCGATGCCGTCATCATCAAGCCGGTCGACCCGGAGAAGCTGAAGACGGTGCTGAAGGGCCTGTCGCGATCGGTTTTCGAACGCGCCTGAAAAGTATTTTCGATCTTCGAGCGAAGAACAAGGAAGCCGGCTCATCAATGTTCGATAGAGGGCGGCGAGAAGGTTCAACTTGTGGCATTTGCGGCCGCTAAGTTGGGGATGGCGCGCCTATTCGAAAAATTGCAATGGGCACGGTTCTTGCTTTTAGCAAAGCTGCGTGTCACTTTCCTGTCGCACGAATTTGGTTTATGGCGCTATATCGGCCCGTAGGGGGAGAATCGCCATGTCCATCGAAATCTTGAATCGCGAAGCTCAGGGCGAAATGGTTCAGTCTTCAAAGGCAACGGTTGAGCCGGTTGCCAGCGATGTGCTCGGACGCATCGGAAATCTCGAAACGCGCCTTGCCCGCACGGCGCGCGAAATCGATGCCGCTCAGGCCGTACGCTACCGCGTTTTCGTCGAGGAGATGAACGCGCAACTTCCGGCTGACGCCATGCGTCGTCAACGCGACGTCGACAGCTGGGACGCCATTTGCGACCATCTTCTGGTGCTGGATCGCTCGATCGAAGGCGATCCGGAAGACCAGATCGTCGGCACCTACCGCCTGCTGCGCCAGGAAGTGGCCATGGCAAATGGCGGCTTCTATTCGTCATCGGAATTCGACATCGACGCGCTGCTTGCCCGTCATCCCGATAAACGTTTCATGGAACTCGGTCGCTCCTGCGTGCTTCCGGATTACCGCAACAAGCGCACGGTCGAGCTGCTCTGGCAGGGCAATTGGGCCTATGCGCTGAAGCACGGCATGGGCGCGATGATCGGTTGTGCCTCCTTCCCCGGTGTCCTGCCGGAACAGCACGCGCTCGCCTTGTCCTTTCTCTATCACAATGTTGTCGCCAAGGATGACTGGGCCGTCGGTGCTTTGCCGTCGCTCGCCCGGACCATGGACCTGATGCCGGTCGAGGCCATCAATCCGAAGAAAGCGCTGATGGCGATGCCGCCCTTGATCAAGGGCTATCTGCGCCTTGGCGCCATGGTCGGCTCGACTGCCGTCGTCGATCAGGCCTTCAACACCACGGATGTTCTGATCGTCCTGCCGATCGCCAGCATTTCGGACCGCTACGTCAATTATTACGGCGCGGATGCCGGACGCTTCGCTAGCTGATAATATTAAGGGATCGCAAAAATATCGATCGCGTCGGTGATGCCGCGCAGCGCGACATGATGCGATTGCGGCGTGAGGCCGCGCCTCGTCATCAGCTCGGCTGCGCGAGGATGATCGAGCACCGAGCTGGTTGCGAATATCTCGCGTGATGTGGCGAGATGCTGGACGCGGGATGCGATATTGACCGTCTGCCCGAAATAATCCTGCCGTTCGTTCAGGCTCACGGCGATGCACGGCCCCTCGTGGATGCCGATTTTCAGGAGAAGGTCGTCGTTGCCGCGCTCGTTGTTGAGGCTGAGCATGGCCTCGCGCATCCGCATCGCCGCGGTGAGCGCCCGATCCGGCGTCGGGAACGTCGCCATGACCGCATCGCCTATCGTCTTGACGACGGCACCCGCCTCCGCCGCCACGATCTCATGCAGGATGCCGAAATGGGTCTTGACCAGATCGAAGGCAGCGAGATCGCCGACCCTTTCGTATAATTCCGTGGAACCGCGCAGGTCGGTGAACAGAAAGGTGAGGCTGGTGATCTTCAGTCGCTGATCGATGTCGATCGTATCCGTGCGGTAGATGTCACGGAAGGTCTGGTTGGAAAGCAGGTGCTTGGCGGTCAGAAATGGCCGGCGCTGTCCAAGCAGCGTGTGCAGAGCCTCGTTTGCCACGCAGATCGATGGCAGCACGCGAAGGTTCGTGTGGTTCTCCATCTGGATGCGCAAGGGGCCAGGCCGCAATTCGATGGCCTCGCTATGGCGATGCATGCGATCGAAAACGATTGAGAGGGCCTGCCTTTCCCTAGACGGCTCTCCCTTCACGTCAAGAAATTGCGCCGCATGCGTGACAGGCTCGAAGATGATGGTGAATTCCGCCGGCAATTGAAGCGATATCACTGCTTTCTCGCCGGCCGGCAGCTCGAGCGATTCCAGAACGAACTGATCGACTTTCTCTTCGTAACCCTCGTCGGGAAGGTCGATGCCCGAGCCCCAATAAATCTGGCGGAAATATTCAAGGGGCGGCAGGTCGTGCGGATTGTGCGCTTCTATGTGGCGCACGCGCGGACTGACGGTGAAGGTGACTTCCACCATCTCATCGAGCGTCGGCTCGTAGCCGGCTGCGCAAAGCGTACAGTTATAGGTATCGCTTTGCACGGTTTTCAGCGAGGTATTGGCATCCAATACCCCGCCGCAGCCGGGGCAAAGAA comes from Rhizobium tropici CIAT 899 and encodes:
- the sppA gene encoding signal peptide peptidase SppA, with amino-acid sequence MDSSAIADRRQLRRKLGFWRIVAVLLVVALGFAFYRFVSADLPDARGPQIARVKISGLIQDDPELLERLKKIRDNDQVKALIVSISSTGGTTYGGERIFKAIRAVAAKKPVVSDIRTVAASAGYMIATAGDDIVAGDTSITGSIGVIFQYPQVKDLLDKVGVSLDEIKSAPLKAEPSPFHPASEDAKNMIRNMVMDSYAWFVDLVAERRKLPRDQVLKLADGSIFTGRQALQNKLIDTLGGEDEILAYLETRKVKKDLPIVDWKPEDKTSSFFWPGAASWLLNRLGYDDFIKGESLQKIMTDKLFLDGLLSVWQGAAN
- a CDS encoding integration host factor subunit beta, which translates into the protein MIKSELVQIVAARNPHLYHRDVENIVNAVLDEITDALAAGNRVELRGFGAFSVKNRPSRSGRNPRTGDTVFVEEKWVPFFKTGKELRERLNPGAGDDEEDDN
- a CDS encoding LapA family protein, giving the protein MAKKIVNLLILLPLGIILIIFCVANRQSVTLALNPFRPEDQVLSLNAPLFVLLFVALILGMIVGAAVTWVNQGKHRKRARNQSREAVRWQAEADKHRTRAEEIVGQLPSK
- a CDS encoding GNAT family N-acetyltransferase, translated to MTSKSQTWAVRPAREQDMQTLAEIYLQVRRETFRWVDPDRFILEDFATQTNGERLFVCEDEHGTVAGFAAIWEPDDFIHMLYILPAFQGRGAGKALLAALPDWPGRRYRLKCLVKNIRAMAFYRMLGFEIIGDGASPEGDYKEMRLGNAASL
- a CDS encoding SRPBCC family protein, which gives rise to MDMTGEERIAAPRDAVWAALNDPEILKQCIPGCQSLEKISPTELTATVKLKIGPVSASFNGEVKLSNINAPESYTISGEGKGGIAGFAKGGADVVLKEDGDETILQYEAKAQVGGKIAQLGSRLVDSSAKKLAQQFFSDFTAAINGQSGA
- a CDS encoding class I SAM-dependent methyltransferase, which encodes MKHRESRPGQKTTGGLGAKPRRDMPGKPPAKPAHASRPAKPSRDHGERVIEPRDAATASAAPERPLIARIGERPMERVPVILESLGAGDFHLIDSGNGLKLEQYGPYRIVRPEAQALWPPSLAAHVWDNADAIFTGDTDEDGMGRWRFPREALGETWPLQLLGVDFLGRFTAFRHVGVFPEQIVHWAWMKEQVETAKRPLKVLNLFGYTGVASLVAAAAGAEVTHVDASKKAIGWARENQALGRMEKLPIRWICEDAMKFILREERRGNKYDIILTDPPKFGRGPNGEVWHLFEHLPLMLDICREILSPKALGLVLTAYSIRASFYSIHELMRETMRGAGGAVESGELVIREAGLDGRTPGRALSTSLFSRWVPK
- a CDS encoding TrmH family RNA methyltransferase — its product is MNQDFRNDGPRKVGQVKEVTSLANPIVKDIKALTVKKSREESGAFLAEGLKLVIDALELGWTIRTLVYAKAAKGKPLVEQVAAKTVAAGGLVLEVSEKVIGSITRRDNPQMVVGVFEQRWQQLRDVKPKTGETWVALDRVRDPGNLGTIIRTADAAGASGVILVGETTDPFSLETVRATMGSVFAVPVVKATPEEFLAWKKKAEVSVFATHLAGAVDYRTIDYKKKPVVILMGNEQSGLPDALAKEADALARIPQAGRADSLNLAVATAVMLFEARRHILTLSETR
- the lspA gene encoding signal peptidase II, yielding MTESETHERPTAKPALFSRPLPILIFIVVAVVLDQAIKIMVDNWLPLQEMVPVIPMLALYRTYNLGVAFSMLSGMDGWFIVGMRLVIVAFVLWLWRRTPDHRWLAHTGFALIIAGALGNLLDRFLYGHVIDYILFHTQTWSFAVFNLADSFITVGAGCVILDELLMPKKAKA
- a CDS encoding PAS domain-containing hybrid sensor histidine kinase/response regulator is translated as MSTLADLQEKLAAAAVHDQTGPSEGPAADESSLVKSAITREAGQQSPPPAQARSLLGHWLNGGGLVAGAAFLAIGFTGGPLLLAGVFGLVALALAAAGIVKARGAAGRLEIAAADASESEHDRLWEHRESANLLATIHDALGDITVTRSIDRRIMHANATFSRLTGRPHPEGLTLEETGLVFRTVTGAKHQDAEIATPEGRRIFAWHDVMFRDATTGQLCIQSIARDVTEERQAARLREDARLKAEYNSAAKSRLLATVSHEIRTPLSGILGMNHLLAQTSLTLEQANYLTGIRQSGHALVQLVEDLLDFSTIEVGRFQLHPRQEALRPLLEGVIEMLAHRAHEKGIEIAASVAADVPENLEFDPARLRQILFNVIGNAVKFTQTGGVLVSVDLNGRDLTISVRDSGPGMTEEEQARVFGEFEQAGTTVERSAGTGLGLAISARILREFGGGLSVASERGKGSEFVISFPVGLVAGGDGYDRRNTMLRGSRILLLAPEGAASTAIMRTIQTLGGRCRLIGPADMDDLLPSFPMGEGGVWTDLIVDHRMAPWYFSEGNALAVPRLRKIFLVNPEERNTHPLDLFDAWLIRPLREQSLIDVMRGRMRGMERRDALIEAVSEIGITTPEAEEDRALDILLGEDDPVNAMLVRAMLSKAGHRVRLVEDFDGLRARIEKLETRPEVLVTDFNMPGGTGAAVLAQLRAHERRHGLPSLPIVVLTADSRDSIRRQALLAGADAVIIKPVDPEKLKTVLKGLSRSVFERA
- a CDS encoding GNAT family N-acetyltransferase, with amino-acid sequence MSIEILNREAQGEMVQSSKATVEPVASDVLGRIGNLETRLARTAREIDAAQAVRYRVFVEEMNAQLPADAMRRQRDVDSWDAICDHLLVLDRSIEGDPEDQIVGTYRLLRQEVAMANGGFYSSSEFDIDALLARHPDKRFMELGRSCVLPDYRNKRTVELLWQGNWAYALKHGMGAMIGCASFPGVLPEQHALALSFLYHNVVAKDDWAVGALPSLARTMDLMPVEAINPKKALMAMPPLIKGYLRLGAMVGSTAVVDQAFNTTDVLIVLPIASISDRYVNYYGADAGRFAS
- a CDS encoding adenylate/guanylate cyclase domain-containing protein: MSEAQVLFGVLRHSAQPDIVDAIERLVLEAPDRKLNRVNALAFAADHSFDEEQTINAFLHASRLGLFEMSWNVLCPGCGGVLDANTSLKTVQSDTYNCTLCAAGYEPTLDEMVEVTFTVSPRVRHIEAHNPHDLPPLEYFRQIYWGSGIDLPDEGYEEKVDQFVLESLELPAGEKAVISLQLPAEFTIIFEPVTHAAQFLDVKGEPSRERQALSIVFDRMHRHSEAIELRPGPLRIQMENHTNLRVLPSICVANEALHTLLGQRRPFLTAKHLLSNQTFRDIYRTDTIDIDQRLKITSLTFLFTDLRGSTELYERVGDLAAFDLVKTHFGILHEIVAAEAGAVVKTIGDAVMATFPTPDRALTAAMRMREAMLSLNNERGNDDLLLKIGIHEGPCIAVSLNERQDYFGQTVNIASRVQHLATSREIFATSSVLDHPRAAELMTRRGLTPQSHHVALRGITDAIDIFAIP